One Setaria italica strain Yugu1 chromosome II, Setaria_italica_v2.0, whole genome shotgun sequence DNA segment encodes these proteins:
- the LOC101772773 gene encoding uncharacterized protein LOC101772773: MANKATAATSWRWRLLLLLLVTVAALCWIPPAIAAAAAAAAASTANGARRSLLGFVEAQGNASYQCTPSGPCIPCQYSEKNDEKYSCSETGYRLPLKCVQAQNVTKEGNKGKQRKILDDASTSGGTKSTSGGTKSTSGGPKYYITYRSCVPLEGEEKLSVLGFEVIMAGMLLVSGPFVYYRKRRTNIMQGAARIPTSPPRF, from the exons ATGGCGAacaaggcgacggcggcgacctccTGGCGGTGGCGacttctgctgctgctcctcgtcACCGTGGCTGCCCTATGCTGGATTCCCCCGGCGATcgctgctgctgcagcggcggcggccgcatcgACGGCCAATGGAGCGCGGAGGTCGCTGCTCGGCTTCGTGGAGGCGCAAGGGAACGCCTCCTACCAGTGCACGCCCTCGGGGCCCTGCATCCCATGCCAGTACTCTGAGAAG AATGATGAAAAGTACAGCTGCAGCGAAACTGGCTATCGCCTGCCCTTGAAATGCGTACAAGCGCAAAATGTTAcaaaagaaggaaacaagggCAAGCAGAGGAAGATATTGGATGATGCATCCACATCAGGCGGCACAAAATCCACATCAGGCGGCACAAAATCCACATCCGGTGGCCCTAAGTATTATATTACTTACAGGAGTTGTGTGCCATTGGAGGGTGAAGAGAAGTTATCTGTTCTCGGTTTTGAG GTAATAATGGCCGGGATGTTGCTAGTAAGCGGCCCATTTGTATATTACCGGAAACGGCGTACAAATATTATGCAGGGGGCTGCAAGAATCCCAACAAGTCCTCCTAGGTTCTAG
- the LOC101773182 gene encoding E3 ubiquitin-protein ligase HERC2 gives MFRRLLPRRRRFSTSSASNATPTLYSSGTTPFSLLSWGRGASGQLGGGKEERRLYPSPVAHLLLPDSDPRLAPTPGRLPSAGETSGVEVGISCGLFHSALLVEGGAWVWGKGDGGRLGLGDESSAFVPRHNPNLRELRLLALGGIHSAALTASGDVFTWGYGGFGALGHYVYHRELLPRQVKGPWDGNITHIATSGAHTAAITDSGELYTWGRDEGDGRLGLGSGGGPGEAGSLSVPSKVNALPVPVAAVACGGFFTMALTSDGQLWSWGANSNFELGRGSNSSDWKPQLVPSLKNIRVIQVACGGYHSLALTDEGEVLSWGHGGHGQLGHPTLQNHRVPLSIKALSEERIVYIACGGSTSAAISEKGDLYMWGNARDCQLGVPGLPEVQPLPVKVNFLRDGDEDLGPPHVISVAIGASHAMCLVSTQQIEK, from the exons atgttccgccgcctcctcccccgccgccgccgcttctccacATCGTCCGCCTCCAACGCCACCCCAACCCTCTACTCTAGCGGAACCACCCCATTCTCCCTCCTCTCGTGGGGCCGTGGCGCGTCCGGCCAGCTCGGCGGCGGGAAGGAGGAGCGCCGCCTCTACCCGTCCCCCGTTGCCCACCTCCTTCTCCCCGACTCAGACCCGCGACTTGCGCCCACCCCCGGACGCCTCCCCTCTGCTGGGGAGACGTCTGGCGTGGAGGTGGGGATCTCCTGCGGGCTCTTCCActccgcgctcctcgtcgaagGAGGCGCATGGGTATGGGGCaagggcgacggcggccgcctcggcctcggTGACGAGTCATCCGCCTTCGTCCCCCGCCACAACCCCAACCTCCGGGAGCTCCGCCTCCTGGCGCTCGGCGGCATCCACTCCGCGGCGCTGACCGCCTCCGGTGACGTCTTCACCTG GGGTTATGGTGGATTTGGAGCTCTGGGGCACTACGTGTACCATAGGGAGCTGTTGCCAAGGCAAGTGAAAGGGCCTTGGGATGGGAACATAACGCACATTGCTACAAGTGGAGCGCATACTGCAGCAATCACCGACTCAG GTGAACTTTACACTTGGGGTCGTGATGAAGGCGATGGAAGGTTGGGGCTTGGGAGTGGAGGTGGCCCAGGTGAAGCTGGCTCCCTCAGTGTTCCTTCCAAGGTGAATGCATTGCCTGTTCCAGTTGCTGCTGTAGCTTGTGGTGGCTTCTTCACAATGGCGCTGACTTCAGATGGACAATTATGGAGTTGGGGAG CAAATTCGAACTTCGAACTGGGAAGAGGAAGCAATTCAAGTGATTGGAAACCACAGCTTGTCCCTAGTCTGAAAAATATCCGTGTAATCCAAGTAGCATGTGGTGGATATCATTCTTTAGCTTTGACTG ATGAAGGTGAAGTTCTCTCTTGGGGGCATGGTGGGCATGGACAACTTGGACATCCAACCCTTCAAAACCATAGGGTCCCACTATCCATCAAAGCTTTATCTGAGGAGCGAATTGTCTATATAGCCTGCGGAGGATCGACCTCTGCTGCTATATCAG AGAAAGGTGACTTGTACATGTGGGGAAATGCAAGAGACTGCCAGTTAGGCGTCCCTGGTCTACCAGAAGTTCAGCCACTCCCTGTCAAGGTGAATTTCCTCAGAGATGGTGATGAAGATTTGGGTCCTCCTCATGTCATATCTGTTGCAATAGGAGCCTCCCATGCCATGTGCTTGGTCTCCACACAACAAATTGAGAAATAG
- the LOC101773590 gene encoding dihydroneopterin aldolase 2: MRPVSDSQGLLRSSPASQALSTAGRWGVPGFQLLLCSLPCGLVRLHICPPSANSGVAAAPSFLAVKQRHPHFTLVHSASFSSQHSQPTRGAAGPLMAERELIGKDKLVLRGLQFHGFHGVKQEEKTLGQKFVVDVDAWMDLSTAGETDSISDTVSYTDIYRIAKNVVEGPSQNLLESVAHQIASATLLKFPQISAVRVEVKKPHVAVQGIVDYLGVEIVRYRKDKTGSSPGAPLQ; the protein is encoded by the exons ATGCGCCCCGTCTCGGATTCTCAGGGGCTCCTCCGGTCCTCCCCAGCCTCTCAG GCTCTCAGCACAGCAGGCAGGTGGGGTGTTCCTGGATTCCAACTGCTGTTATGCTCACTACCTTGTGGGCTCGTCAGATTGCACATCTGCCCACCAAGTGCAAATTCAGGAGTAGCCGctgccccttccttccttgcTGTCAAGCAGCGGCATCCCCATTTTACTTTGGTTCACAGTGCGTCCTTCAGCTCCCAACACAGCCAACCGACAAGAGGCGCTGCAG GTCCTCTTATGGCTGAAAGGGAGTTGATTGGGAAGGATAAGCTTGTGCTTAGAGGTTTGCAGTTTCATGGATTCCATGGAGTGAAACAGGAGGAGAAGACTCTGGGCCAAAAGTTTGTTGTAGATGTTGATGCTTGGATGGATCTGAGCACTGCTGGTGAAACTGACAGCATATCTGATACAGTCAGTTACACGGATATTTACAG AATTGCCAAGAATGTGGTTGAAGGTCCATCTCAGAATCTTTTGGAGTCAGTGGCTCACCAGATTGCAAGTGCCACATTGCTCAAGTTCCCACAAATATCTGCTGTCCGGGTTGAAGTTAAGAAACCTCATGTCGCTGTACAAGGAATTGTTGACTATTTAGGTGTTGAGATAGTTAGGTATAGAAAGGACAAGACAGGAAGTTCACCAGGAGCTCCACTGCAGTAG
- the LOC101773998 gene encoding ALA-interacting subunit 5: protein MVLANSDAAGPSSSQDDSAATMKKRNRPQYHPFTQQQLPACKPILAPKTVIPVLLFVGIIFIPIGLGCIAASNRVVEVVYQYETSCVPGYMLDNKVAYIQNPSIDKTCRRILKVPKDMKQPIYIYYQLDKFYQNHRRYVTSRNDKQLRSPEEVNTTQYCKPEATHHGNPVVPCGLVAWSLFNDTYSFTRGNEVLMVNKRGISWRSERGDIFGKRVFPRNFQNGTLIGGGTLDPRIPLSRQEDLIVWMRTAALPTFRKLYGRIEVDLHVDELITVTLQNNYNTYSFGGKKALVLSTAGVLGGKNGFLGRGYVVVGLACLALAALLTLLCLVFPLREEHLALRYPLTRPAR, encoded by the exons ATGGTGCTGGCAAACAGTGATGCAGCTGGACCAAGCTCTAGCCAGGATGATTCGGCAGCCACCATGAAGAAGCGCAACAGGCCTCAGT ATCATCCGTTTACTCAGCAGCAGCTTCCAGCTTGCAAGCCTATACTTGCGCCTAAGACA GTTATTCCTGTACTTTTGTTTGTGGGCATAATTTTTATCCCAATTGGCCTTGGTTGCATTGCAGCATCAAATAGG GTTGTTGAAGTGGTCTATCAATATGAAACTTCATGTGTACCAGGATACATGCTTGACAACAAAGTTGCTTATATCCAGAATCCTTCTATAGATAAGACCTGCAGAAGGATTCTCAAG GTTCCTAAGGATATGAAGCAGCCAATCTACATATATTATCAACTCGACAAGTTTTACCAGAACCATCGAAG GTATGTGACGAGCCGTAACGATAAGCAGCTGAGAAGTCCTGAGGAGGTCAACACCACACAGTATTGCAAACCTGAAGCTACTCACCATGGAAACCCAGTTGTCCCCTGCGGGCTCGTAGCTTGGAGCTTGTTCAACGACACGTACAGCTTCACTCGTGGCAATGAGGTGCTGATGGTTAACAAGCGAGGCATTTCGTGGAGGAGCGAAAGGGGGGACATTTTTGGGAAGCGAGTGTTTCCGAGGAATTTCCAGAATGGCACTCTGATTGGTGGTGGGACGCTCGATCCAAGAATACCT CTGAGCAGGCAGGAAGATCTGATCGTCTGGATGCGAACCGCGGCGCTGCCAACGTTCCGGAAGCTGTACGGGAGGATCGAGGTGGACCTCCACGTCGACGAGCTGATCACGGTGACGCTGCAGAACAACTACAACACGTACAGCTTCGGCGGGAAGAAGGCGCTGGTGCTGTCGACCGCCGGCGTGCTGGGGGGCAAGAACGGGTTCCTCGGCCGCGGGTACGTGGTCGTCGGCCTCGCCTGCCTCGCGCTGGCGGCGCTCCTGACGCTGCTCTGCCTCGTCTTCCCACT GAGAGAGGAGCATCTTGCGCTGCGGTACCCTCTGACCCGGCCTGCACGATGA
- the LOC101774398 gene encoding mitochondrial amidoxime reducing component 2 encodes MAMEKAASFLPSLLGGGGSPEPAATVRSITVYPVKSCRGVSVPQAAITATGFRWDRQWMVVNTKGRAVTQRVEPSLALVEADMPPEAFAAEDWQPASHSHMVIRAPGMDPLKIPLAAEHATIDGVAVWEWSGSAYDEGAEAAEWFSSYLGKPSRLVRFKEVSETRPTDPDYAQGYKVMFSDAFPILIASQGSLDALNEILKEPVRMNRFRANLLVDGCHSYSEDLWKTVKINKLTFMGVRLRDCCKVPTVDQETGTPGIEPNETLRTFRSGEVLRPRHTKKRQVYFGQNLVCKESLSANGKGRIIKQLLHVSRHTVCARDYQVDE; translated from the exons ATGGCCATGGAGAAGGCAGCAtccttcctcccctccctccttggcggcggcgggtcgccggagccggcggccaCGGTGCGGTCCATCACCGTGTACCCCGTCAAGTCCTGCAGGGGCGTCTCCGTGCCCCAGGCCGCTATCACCGCTACCG GGTTCAGGTGGGATCGGCAGTGGATGGTGGTGAACACCAAGGGCCGTGCAGTGACGCAGAGGGTGGAGCCCAGCCTCGCGCTCGTCGAGGCCGACATGCCGCCGGAGGCCTTCGCCGCCGAGGActggcagccagccagccactcCCACATGG TTATCAGAGCACCCGGAATGGACCCTCTGAAGATCCCTCTTGCCGCCGAGCACGCCACGATCGATGGCGTCGCCGTGTGGGAATGGTCTGGCTCTGCGTACGACGAAGGAGCCGAGGCAGCCGAGTGGTTCTCCTCTTACCTTGGAAAGCCCAGCCGGCTAGTGCGCTTCAAAGAAG TATCGGAGACTAGACCGACCGATCCGGACTATGCTCAAGGCTACAAAGTGATGTTCTCTGATGCCTTCCCAATTCTGATAGCCTCCCAG GGATCATTGGATGCACTAAATGAGATTCTTAAGGAGCCTGTGCGAATGAACCGCTTCAGAGCAAA TCTTTTAGTGGATGGATGCCATTCATACTCAGAGGATCTGTGGAAAACAGTGAAGATCAACAAGCTAACATTCATGGGTGTCAGGTTGCGCGACTGTTGCAAG GTTCCTACCGTTGACCAAGAAACTGGAACTCCTGGCATCGAACCAAATGAAACTCTGCGGACATTTCGGTCCGGTGAAGTGCTGCGTCCAAGACACACAAAAAAACGGCAG GTGTACTTTGGGCAAAATCTAGTCTGCAAGGAATCCCTGTCAGCAAATGGCAAAGGAAGGATCATCAAG CAACTGCTTCATGTTTCTCGTCATACTGTGTGTGCAAGGGACTACCAGGTAGATGAATAA
- the LOC101772363 gene encoding uncharacterized protein LOC101772363, producing MGGDHGGGHGGGDFRQKVWSMTGGPYCRPVHWRRNTAIAMFGVFLVCIPIAMKSAELEQRPHHPVRPIPSQLWCKNFGKKEY from the exons atgggCGGCGACCATGGCGGCGGGCACGGGGGCGGCGACTTCCGCCAGAAGGTCTGGAGCATGACGGGCGGGCCCTACTGCCGCCCCGTCCACTGGCGCCGCAACACCGCCATCGCCATGTTCGGCGTCTTCCTCGTCTGCATCCCCATCGCCATGAAATCCGCGGAGCTCGAG CAACGCCCGCATCACCCAGTCCGACCAATCCCATCGCAACTGTGGTGCAAAAACTTTGGCAAGAAGGAGTACTGA